A single region of the bacterium genome encodes:
- a CDS encoding hemolysin III family protein produces the protein MIPAPPARPLGEEIASAIIHGVGLVLAMVGLGVLTAFAATHGTAWLMVACSIYGATLILLFAASTAYHAVTQVRVRAVLRVIDHSAIYLLIAGTYTPFTLVKLHGPWGWSLFGAVWGLALAGIILQSRLLRARQVFSLGIYLLMGWAVLVAAVPLWRALDAGGLLLLAAGGLSYTLGCVFYAWKSLPWGHAVWHLFVLAGSAFHYFAILFHVIPLAG, from the coding sequence ATGATTCCCGCACCACCTGCGCGCCCCCTGGGCGAGGAAATCGCCTCCGCCATCATCCACGGCGTCGGCCTGGTGCTGGCCATGGTGGGCCTGGGCGTGCTCACCGCCTTCGCCGCCACGCACGGCACGGCCTGGCTCATGGTGGCCTGCAGCATCTACGGGGCCACCCTGATCCTGCTCTTCGCCGCCTCCACCGCTTATCACGCCGTCACCCAGGTCCGGGTCCGGGCTGTGCTGCGCGTGATCGACCACAGCGCCATCTACCTGCTCATCGCAGGGACCTACACGCCCTTCACCCTCGTCAAGCTGCACGGACCCTGGGGCTGGAGCCTCTTTGGCGCCGTGTGGGGCCTGGCCCTGGCCGGCATCATCCTGCAAAGCCGGCTGCTGCGGGCCCGTCAGGTCTTTTCCCTGGGCATCTACCTGCTGATGGGCTGGGCCGTGCTGGTGGCGGCCGTGCCATTGTGGCGGGCCCTGGACGCCGGGGGCCTGCTGCTCTTGGCCGCGGGTGGGTTGTCCTACACCCTGGGCTGCGTCTTCTATGCCTGGAAGAGCCTGCCCTGGGGCCACGCCGTCTGGCATCTTTTCGTGTTGGCGGGCAGCGCCTTCCATTATTTCGCCATCCTCTTCCATGTCATTCCGCTGGCCGGTTAA
- a CDS encoding DinB family protein, giving the protein MNAHNLLKAEIEDAYAVTLRLLDLVGDDELGWKPATGSNWMTVGQLLHHLTSACGCGFKGFVTGDWGLPPDMDMSQMSEEEMMPPAEKLPAAGSVAEARRLIEADRALALEILATVGEEELETRPAPAPWDQSTMNLGRRLLQMVQHLTQHKGQLFYYLKLQGKAVNTMHLWA; this is encoded by the coding sequence ATGAATGCGCACAACTTGTTGAAGGCGGAGATTGAAGACGCCTATGCCGTCACCCTGCGTCTGCTGGACCTGGTGGGTGACGACGAGCTGGGCTGGAAGCCCGCCACCGGATCCAACTGGATGACGGTCGGCCAGCTCCTCCACCACCTCACCTCCGCCTGCGGCTGCGGCTTCAAGGGCTTCGTGACGGGAGACTGGGGCCTGCCGCCCGACATGGACATGAGCCAGATGAGCGAGGAGGAGATGATGCCGCCCGCCGAGAAGCTGCCGGCCGCGGGCAGCGTGGCGGAGGCGCGCCGGCTCATCGAGGCGGACCGCGCCTTGGCCCTGGAGATCCTGGCCACGGTGGGCGAGGAGGAGCTGGAGACGCGGCCGGCGCCCGCCCCCTGGGACCAGTCCACCATGAATCTGGGCCGCCGCCTGCTGCAGATGGTGCAGCACCTGACCCAGCACAAGGGCCAGCTCTTCTACTATTTGAAGCTGCAGGGCAAGGCGGTCAACACCATGCACCTCTGGGCATGA
- the add gene encoding adenosine deaminase codes for MELNESDRAWLAALPKVELHLHLEGAIPLPTLWTLAEKYGGDPATPSLEALQARFAYRDFAHFIDTWVWKNRFLREAEDFTLVAEAVARHLSAQGHVYVEAFCSPPDFAASGLEPQEILGALRRGLDRVPQLRVALVPDLVRDFGPRRAARTLAQVAECADLGVIGIGLGGSEADFPPALFTEIFAEARRRGLRTSCHAGEAAGADSVRQALELLQVDRIGHATRAVEDRGLVDELVRRGTGLELCPLSNVRTGVIPSLAEHPIRRYLELGARLSVNTDDPAMFHTSLAGEYGALMELFRLDRAAIRALVESAIAISWLPDAEQALLRTRCLGPDRPAGAASPLD; via the coding sequence ATGGAGCTGAACGAGTCCGACCGGGCCTGGCTGGCGGCCCTGCCCAAAGTGGAGCTACACCTTCACCTGGAAGGGGCCATCCCCCTGCCCACGCTGTGGACCTTGGCGGAGAAGTACGGCGGCGACCCGGCCACGCCCAGCCTGGAAGCCCTCCAGGCCCGTTTCGCCTACCGGGACTTCGCCCATTTCATCGACACCTGGGTCTGGAAGAACCGCTTCCTGCGGGAGGCGGAGGACTTCACGCTGGTCGCCGAGGCCGTCGCCCGCCACCTGTCCGCCCAGGGCCACGTGTACGTGGAAGCCTTCTGTTCACCGCCGGACTTCGCCGCCTCCGGGTTGGAGCCGCAGGAGATCCTGGGCGCCCTCCGCCGCGGCCTGGACCGCGTGCCGCAGCTGCGCGTGGCTCTCGTGCCGGACCTGGTGCGGGACTTCGGTCCCCGTCGCGCCGCCCGCACCCTGGCCCAGGTGGCGGAATGCGCGGATCTGGGCGTGATCGGCATCGGGCTGGGGGGCAGCGAGGCGGACTTCCCCCCCGCCTTGTTCACGGAGATCTTTGCCGAGGCCCGCCGGCGCGGCCTGCGCACCAGTTGCCACGCCGGGGAGGCGGCCGGGGCGGACAGCGTGCGGCAGGCCCTTGAACTTCTGCAGGTGGACCGCATCGGCCATGCCACGCGCGCGGTGGAGGACCGGGGCCTGGTGGACGAACTGGTGCGGCGTGGCACGGGCTTGGAGCTGTGCCCCTTGTCCAACGTGCGGACCGGCGTCATCCCCTCGCTGGCGGAGCATCCCATCCGCCGCTACCTGGAGCTGGGGGCGCGCCTGTCCGTCAACACCGACGATCCCGCCATGTTCCACACCAGTCTGGCCGGTGAATATGGCGCCCTGATGGAGCTGTTCCGCCTGGATCGCGCCGCCATCCGCGCCCTGGTGGAATCGGCCATCGCCATCAGCTGGCTGCCCGATGCGGAGCAGGCCCTCCTGCGGACCCGCTGCCTTGGGCCGGACCGGCCTGCCGGGGCGGCGTCCCCTTTGGATTGA
- a CDS encoding c-type cytochrome has protein sequence MRSHIVMALVAAAFIGCSGEDGATGPQGPQGPMGPQGPAGEDGTDWPGPVPQAYVDADGITGGAAFSKWWTIDGGGSGTAPSTAASSEFYRCKSCHAWDGLGSAGSYANRTGQSTGNLGRPDVAAVNLRSAVYAESYQELYNLVSHAGARDIDAVDNTHPDYADFLSEDQIWDLVKFMREEWVNPSDLYDLAVSGPAMRWDYSVNPAVLVSPTLTYTNIGALGNESNGQTLYASACAVCHGIDGTQLPIGGISVGRFIRTKPYEAWFKIKFGEPGTGMAPGLVTATSDLQDLYAALANTTNFPEMP, from the coding sequence ATGAGATCGCATATCGTGATGGCACTGGTCGCTGCGGCGTTCATCGGTTGTTCTGGCGAAGATGGGGCCACCGGGCCACAGGGGCCGCAAGGGCCAATGGGACCGCAGGGCCCGGCTGGCGAGGATGGAACGGACTGGCCGGGTCCAGTGCCGCAGGCTTATGTCGATGCGGACGGGATCACGGGTGGTGCAGCCTTCTCGAAATGGTGGACGATTGACGGCGGCGGCAGCGGGACCGCGCCCTCCACCGCGGCCAGCAGTGAGTTCTATCGCTGCAAGTCGTGCCATGCCTGGGACGGCTTGGGCAGCGCGGGATCCTACGCAAACCGCACCGGCCAGAGCACGGGCAACCTTGGACGGCCGGACGTGGCCGCCGTGAACCTGCGCAGCGCGGTGTACGCAGAAAGCTACCAGGAGCTATACAACTTGGTCAGCCATGCGGGCGCGCGGGATATTGATGCCGTGGACAACACGCATCCCGACTACGCTGACTTTTTGAGCGAAGACCAGATCTGGGATTTGGTCAAGTTCATGCGGGAGGAATGGGTCAATCCCAGCGACTTGTACGACTTGGCCGTGTCAGGCCCGGCTATGCGTTGGGACTATTCGGTCAATCCGGCCGTTCTGGTGTCCCCCACCTTGACCTACACCAATATTGGCGCGCTGGGCAACGAGAGTAACGGGCAGACCCTCTACGCCAGCGCCTGTGCGGTATGTCACGGCATCGACGGCACCCAATTGCCCATTGGTGGCATCAGCGTGGGCCGCTTCATCCGCACCAAGCCTTATGAGGCTTGGTTCAAGATCAAGTTCGGTGAGCCCGGAACGGGCATGGCGCCGGGCTTGGTGACGGCCACGTCGGATCTGCAGGACTTGTATGCCGCGTTGGCAAACACCACCAATTTCCCCGAAATGCCCTGA
- a CDS encoding PAS domain S-box protein, which translates to MFGTLGRAGRIGVIYALFGSLWIILSDRVLLWLVVDTHHYSWLQTWKGWFYVAITALLVTAMVRRDLQRQEKLLQRALEGEGRLRAIFDTVGDAIFVHDPETGEILDVSAGIRDWGYEPEELRGVGVARISANLPPWSENAALSWIQRAAAGEQPTFHWLARRKDGSVFWAEVNLRRVDLSGRPVVLALAQDVSERKVAEAALRASEERFSKAFHARGVAMSISDRQGRQLHVNDALCELLGRSRLEIMGRTTTEMGVLIPEEFQRLQGVLGSEHRLDGQELLLHRPDGGLRHALCTTESIELDGEPCWLSVMTDITALRVAEEARRLGDQRLRSVTENAPAFIAELDHEGRFIFLSRLQPGFRMEEVLGRPFDLWVPVEQRPILWQAFGEVVATGEPRDYELEGAGSPDSLVWYATRLAPVLEDGRVVRVVSISQDITARRRAEDALRESEARFRGLFEQASVGVVLFHALEQRLKWANPRFCELVGYSWAELERLDHQRLLVPEEKPALQESVERVLAGQASEITATLRLARKDGRLVWVEVTVSSLGVPDGEGGLHIAVVHDITSRRQAEQALRESEERYRLLFDANPHPMWVFDRDSLAFLAVNDAAVAAYGWSRNEFLGMRITDIRPPEDVSRLLESVARGSSGLDDAGVWRHLRKDGSLLLAEISSHPLEFALHRAVLVLALDVSGRIKAEQELRENEARLRLALAASRQGLFDLDLRSGEAVVTPEYAQMLGYEADDTHWTAERWRGLIHPEDRAEAERVLGEYPAGVRTDHRLVLRMRTREGAWKRILSLGRLMEHDEAGRPLRLLGTHTELGGPAKSGELEP; encoded by the coding sequence ATGTTCGGCACCCTGGGCCGCGCCGGCCGCATCGGCGTCATCTACGCCCTCTTCGGGTCGCTCTGGATCATCCTCAGCGACCGGGTGCTGCTCTGGCTGGTGGTTGACACCCATCACTACTCCTGGCTGCAGACCTGGAAGGGCTGGTTCTACGTCGCCATCACCGCCCTGCTGGTGACCGCCATGGTCCGCCGCGACCTCCAGCGCCAGGAGAAGCTGCTGCAGCGAGCCCTGGAAGGCGAGGGACGCCTGCGCGCCATTTTTGACACGGTAGGCGACGCCATTTTCGTCCATGACCCGGAAACGGGCGAGATCCTGGATGTGAGCGCCGGCATCCGGGACTGGGGCTATGAACCTGAGGAGCTGCGGGGCGTGGGCGTGGCGCGGATCAGCGCCAATCTTCCCCCCTGGAGTGAGAATGCGGCCCTGAGCTGGATCCAGCGGGCCGCCGCCGGGGAACAGCCCACCTTCCACTGGCTGGCGCGGCGCAAGGACGGCAGTGTGTTCTGGGCGGAAGTCAACCTGCGCCGGGTGGACTTGTCGGGTCGGCCCGTGGTGCTGGCCCTGGCCCAGGATGTCAGCGAGCGCAAGGTGGCCGAGGCCGCCCTCCGGGCCAGCGAAGAGCGCTTCTCCAAAGCCTTCCACGCCCGCGGCGTGGCCATGAGCATCTCCGACCGGCAGGGACGCCAGTTGCACGTCAATGACGCCCTCTGCGAGCTGCTCGGCCGATCCCGTCTGGAGATCATGGGCCGCACCACCACGGAAATGGGCGTCCTCATCCCCGAGGAGTTCCAGCGTCTGCAGGGCGTGCTGGGGAGCGAACACCGCCTGGACGGACAGGAATTGCTCCTGCATCGGCCGGACGGCGGTCTGCGCCACGCCCTCTGCACCACCGAATCCATCGAGTTGGACGGCGAGCCCTGCTGGTTGAGCGTCATGACGGACATCACCGCTCTGCGCGTCGCCGAGGAGGCCCGGCGCCTGGGTGACCAGCGCCTGCGCAGCGTGACGGAGAACGCCCCCGCCTTCATCGCCGAGCTGGACCATGAAGGCCGTTTCATCTTCCTGAGCCGCCTGCAGCCGGGTTTTCGCATGGAGGAAGTGCTGGGCCGTCCTTTCGACCTGTGGGTCCCGGTCGAGCAAAGGCCGATCCTGTGGCAGGCCTTCGGCGAGGTGGTGGCAACGGGCGAGCCGCGGGACTACGAATTGGAGGGAGCGGGCAGCCCTGATTCCCTCGTCTGGTATGCCACCCGCCTGGCCCCGGTCCTGGAGGATGGCCGGGTGGTCCGGGTCGTCTCCATCTCCCAGGACATCACGGCCCGCCGGCGCGCCGAGGACGCCCTGCGCGAGAGCGAGGCCCGCTTCCGCGGGCTCTTCGAGCAGGCCTCGGTGGGCGTCGTCCTCTTCCACGCCCTGGAGCAGCGGCTTAAATGGGCCAATCCCCGTTTCTGCGAACTGGTGGGATACTCCTGGGCCGAGCTGGAGCGCCTGGACCACCAGCGCCTGCTGGTGCCGGAAGAGAAACCCGCGTTGCAGGAGAGCGTGGAGCGGGTGCTGGCCGGCCAGGCCAGCGAGATCACGGCGACCCTGCGTCTTGCCCGCAAGGACGGCCGCCTGGTCTGGGTGGAGGTGACGGTGTCCTCCCTGGGCGTCCCGGATGGGGAAGGGGGGCTGCACATCGCCGTCGTCCACGACATCACCTCCCGTCGGCAGGCGGAGCAGGCCCTGCGCGAGAGCGAGGAGCGCTACCGCCTCCTCTTCGACGCCAATCCGCATCCCATGTGGGTCTTCGACCGGGACAGCCTGGCCTTCCTTGCCGTCAACGACGCGGCGGTGGCCGCCTATGGCTGGAGCCGCAACGAGTTCCTGGGCATGCGCATCACGGACATCCGCCCACCGGAGGACGTGTCCCGCCTGCTCGAGAGCGTGGCCCGCGGCTCCTCCGGCCTGGATGACGCCGGCGTGTGGCGCCATTTGCGCAAGGACGGGAGCTTGCTTCTGGCCGAGATTTCCTCGCACCCGCTCGAGTTCGCCCTGCACCGCGCCGTCCTCGTGCTGGCGCTGGACGTGAGCGGCAGGATCAAGGCCGAGCAGGAGCTGCGCGAGAACGAGGCCCGCCTGCGCCTGGCCCTGGCCGCTTCCCGCCAAGGGCTCTTCGACCTCGACCTGCGCAGCGGCGAGGCGGTCGTCACGCCGGAGTACGCGCAGATGCTGGGATACGAGGCGGACGACACGCATTGGACGGCGGAGCGCTGGCGCGGGCTGATCCACCCGGAAGATCGCGCAGAGGCCGAGCGCGTGCTGGGCGAGTACCCGGCCGGTGTCCGGACGGACCACCGTCTGGTCCTGCGCATGCGGACGAGGGAAGGGGCCTGGAAGCGCATCCTGTCCCTGGGCCGCCTGATGGAGCACGACGAGGCGGGCCGGCCCCTGCGCCTGCTGGGAACACACACCGAACTGGGTGGTCCCGCGAAGAGCGGGGAGCTTGAACCATGA
- the glnA gene encoding type I glutamate--ammonia ligase, with product MTREEVLDYLHDHQIQMVDLKFVNLFGGWHHITLPASHVNSDTFERGIAFDGSSTPGFKTTEAGDMVLLPDPRTAYHDPFWDVPTLSLFCSIAEADTRQPFSRDPRSIAGRAEQYLQECGIATHSKWGPEFEFYIFDSINYRNVEHEAGYSIDSDEAGWNSMMPGRNQGHRMGAHAGYHAAPPMDRSYNLRSEMVRLLEAADIPVNYHHHEVGGPGQNEIEIILDTLRRAADKAMWTKYVIRMVAKLHGKTATFMPKPLYNVAGSGMHFHQHLFRGEEPLFYKKGGYADLSDTALHYIGGLLHHGPALLALTNPSTNSYKRLVPGFEAPVKAFFSLGNRSAAIRILKYATEPMEKRIEFRPPDASCNIYLAMAAQLMAGIDGIQRRLDPREMGFGPFDLNVFNLPPAERDRIANLPTSLEEALAALERDQDFLLEGGVFTADLLETWISRKRDEAAQLRRRPHPFEMELYYDV from the coding sequence ATCACGCGAGAGGAAGTGCTGGATTACCTGCACGACCACCAGATCCAGATGGTGGACCTCAAGTTCGTCAATCTTTTCGGCGGCTGGCATCACATCACCCTGCCCGCCTCCCACGTCAACTCGGACACTTTCGAGCGCGGCATCGCCTTCGACGGCTCCTCCACGCCCGGCTTCAAGACGACCGAGGCGGGCGACATGGTGCTGCTGCCCGACCCGCGCACGGCCTACCACGACCCCTTCTGGGACGTGCCCACCCTCAGCCTCTTCTGCAGCATCGCCGAGGCCGACACGCGCCAACCCTTCAGCCGGGATCCGCGCAGCATCGCCGGCCGCGCCGAGCAGTACCTGCAGGAATGCGGCATCGCCACGCACAGCAAGTGGGGACCGGAGTTCGAGTTCTACATCTTCGACTCCATCAACTACCGCAACGTGGAGCACGAGGCCGGCTACTCCATCGACAGCGATGAGGCGGGCTGGAATTCCATGATGCCCGGCCGCAACCAGGGACACCGCATGGGCGCCCACGCCGGCTACCACGCGGCGCCGCCCATGGATCGCAGCTACAACCTGCGCAGCGAGATGGTGCGCCTGCTGGAGGCGGCGGACATCCCCGTCAACTACCACCATCACGAGGTGGGCGGTCCCGGCCAGAACGAGATCGAGATCATCCTGGACACCCTGCGCCGCGCCGCCGACAAGGCGATGTGGACCAAGTACGTCATCCGCATGGTGGCCAAGCTGCACGGCAAGACGGCCACCTTCATGCCCAAGCCCCTCTACAACGTGGCGGGCAGCGGCATGCACTTCCACCAGCATCTCTTCCGCGGCGAGGAGCCGCTCTTTTACAAGAAAGGCGGCTACGCCGACCTGTCGGACACGGCGCTGCATTACATCGGCGGCCTGCTTCACCACGGTCCCGCCCTCCTGGCCCTGACCAACCCCAGCACCAATTCCTACAAGCGCCTGGTGCCGGGCTTCGAGGCGCCGGTCAAGGCCTTCTTCAGCCTGGGCAACCGCAGCGCGGCGATCCGCATCCTCAAGTACGCCACCGAGCCCATGGAGAAGCGCATCGAGTTCCGCCCGCCGGATGCCAGCTGCAACATCTACCTGGCCATGGCCGCCCAGTTGATGGCGGGCATCGACGGCATCCAACGCCGCCTGGATCCGCGGGAGATGGGATTCGGCCCCTTCGACCTCAACGTGTTCAACCTGCCGCCGGCGGAGCGCGACCGCATCGCCAACCTGCCCACCAGCCTGGAGGAGGCCCTGGCGGCGCTCGAGCGGGACCAAGACTTCCTGCTGGAGGGTGGCGTGTTCACGGCCGACCTGCTGGAGACCTGGATCTCCCGGAAGCGCGACGAGGCGGCCCAGCTGCGTCGACGGCCCCATCCCTTCGAGATGGAGCTGTACTACGATGTGTAG
- a CDS encoding DinB family protein — MKSAPARWRPGPLGALVDELERAVLHLDSLLEALDEEALARPRTLPGAAGLTLREVLEHVLYSGHVYDDLLRTAFGAAAPPDPPARDLPGQDLTALRRRLRALPTGTWSLLADKADWSEEEIAALRIRAGWGVDYDLEQLLEHAVVHVWRHARQVERLLAADAPAWIEALAAPRAGGVGNVRGEGATEAYFASAEWYDRLYSFKDYAGEAAHLVEVVDERWPEARTLLDVACGTGRHLEHLRGRFACEGLDLSPGQLAEARRHLPDLPLHLGDMRDFRLGRAYDVVCCLFSAIGYMTTLPDLGRACAAMARHVQPGGLLLVEPWLAPETWRPGTVHGLFIDEPELKIARLGTSLVRGRLSVLDLHHLVGTPESTRHFVEHHELLLATRSELRAALEAVGLSAEYDETGLGGRGLWIARKPG, encoded by the coding sequence ATGAAAAGCGCCCCGGCACGCTGGCGACCTGGTCCCCTGGGCGCCCTGGTGGACGAGTTGGAACGCGCCGTCCTCCATCTGGACTCCCTGCTCGAGGCCCTGGACGAGGAGGCGCTGGCCCGTCCGCGGACCCTGCCCGGCGCCGCGGGCCTGACCCTGCGCGAAGTGTTGGAGCACGTCCTCTATTCCGGCCACGTCTATGACGACCTGCTTCGCACCGCCTTCGGGGCGGCCGCCCCGCCGGACCCGCCCGCGCGGGACCTGCCCGGGCAGGACCTGACCGCCCTGCGCCGGCGGCTGCGCGCCCTGCCGACCGGCACCTGGTCCCTTCTGGCGGACAAGGCGGACTGGTCGGAGGAGGAGATCGCGGCGCTGCGCATCCGCGCCGGTTGGGGTGTGGACTACGACCTGGAACAGCTGCTGGAGCACGCTGTCGTCCACGTCTGGCGGCACGCCCGGCAGGTGGAGCGCCTGTTGGCGGCGGATGCGCCGGCCTGGATCGAGGCCCTGGCCGCACCACGCGCGGGGGGAGTCGGCAACGTGCGGGGGGAGGGCGCCACCGAGGCCTATTTCGCCAGCGCGGAATGGTACGACCGGCTTTACTCCTTCAAGGACTACGCCGGCGAGGCGGCCCATCTGGTGGAAGTGGTCGATGAGCGATGGCCGGAGGCCCGCACCCTGCTGGACGTGGCCTGCGGCACGGGCCGCCACCTGGAGCATCTGCGGGGCCGCTTCGCCTGCGAGGGCCTCGACCTGAGCCCGGGCCAGCTGGCGGAAGCCCGCCGCCACCTGCCGGACCTGCCCCTCCATCTGGGCGACATGCGCGACTTCCGCCTGGGCCGCGCCTACGATGTGGTCTGCTGCCTGTTCAGCGCCATCGGCTACATGACCACCCTGCCCGACCTGGGGCGGGCCTGCGCCGCCATGGCCCGGCACGTCCAGCCCGGGGGACTGCTGTTGGTGGAACCTTGGTTGGCGCCGGAGACTTGGCGGCCCGGCACCGTCCATGGCCTCTTCATCGACGAGCCGGAGCTGAAGATCGCCCGGCTCGGCACCAGCCTGGTGCGCGGCCGCCTTTCCGTGCTCGACCTGCACCATCTGGTGGGCACGCCGGAGAGCACGCGCCATTTCGTCGAGCACCACGAGCTGCTGCTGGCCACCCGCTCCGAGCTGCGCGCCGCCCTGGAGGCCGTCGGCCTGTCGGCGGAGTACGACGAGACGGGTCTGGGCGGGCGCGGCTTGTGGATCGCCCGGAAACCGGGCTGA
- a CDS encoding trimeric intracellular cation channel family protein, with translation MDHDQLFTLISVLGVAVFAASGALAAGRQRFDLIGAAFLAGVTALGGGTLRDLLLDIHPVFWVRQPVILWSTIIAAALALVTVRFLRPPWKALLVADALGLAFFSIVGVQVAESAGEGGLVAVVMGLLTGVAGGVLRDMMSGEVPLLFRPSETLYATASLAGISCYLLAQPAGLARGWAALAGMVVILALRLTAIVRGLRLPALEVPPPPEESAR, from the coding sequence ATGGACCATGACCAGCTTTTCACCCTGATCAGCGTCCTGGGCGTCGCCGTGTTCGCCGCCTCGGGCGCCCTGGCGGCGGGACGCCAACGCTTCGACCTGATCGGCGCCGCCTTCCTGGCCGGTGTGACGGCGCTGGGGGGCGGCACCTTGCGCGACCTGCTGCTCGACATCCACCCCGTCTTCTGGGTGCGGCAGCCGGTCATCCTCTGGAGCACGATCATCGCCGCCGCGCTGGCCCTCGTCACCGTGCGCTTCCTGCGCCCGCCCTGGAAGGCCCTGCTGGTGGCCGACGCCCTGGGCCTGGCCTTCTTCAGCATCGTGGGCGTCCAGGTGGCGGAAAGCGCCGGCGAGGGCGGCCTCGTGGCGGTGGTGATGGGTCTGCTGACCGGGGTGGCGGGCGGCGTGCTGCGCGACATGATGTCGGGGGAGGTGCCCCTGCTCTTCCGGCCCAGCGAAACACTTTACGCCACGGCCAGCCTGGCCGGCATCTCCTGCTACCTGTTGGCCCAGCCCGCCGGTCTTGCCCGGGGCTGGGCCGCCCTGGCCGGCATGGTGGTCATCCTGGCCCTGCGCCTGACGGCCATCGTCCGCGGCCTGCGCCTGCCGGCGCTGGAGGTGCCGCCACCCCCCGAGGAGTCCGCCCGATGA
- a CDS encoding PAS domain S-box protein yields the protein MSGSDMAAVHQGILEGLAEAVYIQDTSGRFLYVNRAAEEMYGLPRERIIGAMPELLAAPGRNDLAGLGPLLAAALAGQAQRFEFWGRRADGSIFPKDVSLSAAFWEDRPVVVAVARDISGRKAAEDALRRSEERLGSIFRAAPVGIGLTRERVILEANETLCRMVGYKRHELLGQGARLLYPTEDAYEEVGREKYRQIEQCGTGTVETIWRRKDGSLIHILLNSTPANARHPEQGVTFVALDISARRQAEESLRRSEHFMRAVLESSPLGISVRSGDGRLISANDAWRRIWAIPAEDVLEDMARPRQDLRLDERDDYSLPWWEEIRRVYREGGRLAIPEMRTRGRRPGSAEWISQHFYAIPDEAGAVDRIVVITQDISERKRAEEALRDSERRLADAVAMARLGHWEYDPAGDRFAFNDQFYTVLRTTAEAQGGYSMPLVDYQHRFHHPDESDAVEREHFQAQAASQPDFTHQVEQRVRFGDGTEGWISVRTFLRRDSAGRTIGTYGIIQDVTERRLAVEQLRETSRMLEEAQRQARIGSYSLDL from the coding sequence ATGAGCGGGAGTGACATGGCAGCCGTCCACCAGGGCATTCTCGAAGGCCTGGCGGAGGCGGTCTACATCCAGGACACCAGCGGCCGCTTCCTCTATGTCAACCGCGCCGCCGAGGAGATGTACGGCCTGCCGCGGGAACGGATCATCGGCGCCATGCCGGAACTGCTGGCCGCGCCCGGCCGCAACGACCTGGCGGGTCTCGGTCCCCTGCTGGCCGCCGCCCTGGCGGGACAGGCCCAGCGCTTCGAGTTCTGGGGTCGCCGCGCCGACGGGTCCATCTTCCCCAAGGATGTCAGCCTCTCGGCGGCTTTCTGGGAGGACCGGCCGGTGGTGGTGGCCGTGGCGCGCGACATCAGTGGCCGCAAAGCCGCCGAGGACGCCTTGCGCCGCAGCGAGGAGCGGCTGGGCAGCATCTTCCGCGCGGCGCCGGTGGGAATCGGGCTGACGCGGGAGCGGGTGATCCTCGAGGCCAACGAGACGCTCTGCCGCATGGTCGGCTACAAACGGCACGAGCTGCTGGGACAGGGCGCGCGCCTCCTCTATCCGACGGAGGATGCTTACGAGGAGGTGGGGCGCGAGAAGTACCGCCAGATCGAGCAGTGCGGCACCGGCACGGTGGAGACCATCTGGCGGCGAAAGGACGGCTCGCTCATCCACATCCTGCTCAACAGCACGCCGGCCAACGCGCGCCATCCCGAGCAGGGTGTCACCTTCGTGGCGCTGGACATCAGCGCCCGGCGCCAGGCCGAGGAATCCCTCCGCCGCAGCGAGCACTTCATGCGCGCCGTGCTGGAAAGCTCCCCGCTGGGCATCAGCGTGCGCAGCGGGGATGGGCGGCTCATCTCGGCCAACGACGCCTGGCGACGCATCTGGGCCATTCCGGCCGAGGACGTGCTGGAGGACATGGCGCGTCCGCGCCAGGACCTGCGCCTGGACGAGCGGGACGACTACAGCCTGCCCTGGTGGGAGGAGATCCGGCGCGTCTATCGCGAGGGAGGCCGCCTGGCCATCCCGGAAATGCGCACGCGGGGCCGCCGCCCCGGTTCGGCGGAGTGGATCTCCCAGCACTTCTATGCCATCCCCGATGAGGCGGGGGCGGTGGACCGCATCGTCGTCATCACCCAGGACATCAGCGAACGGAAGCGGGCCGAGGAGGCCCTGCGCGACAGCGAGCGCCGCCTGGCCGACGCCGTCGCCATGGCGCGCCTGGGCCACTGGGAGTACGATCCCGCCGGTGACCGCTTCGCCTTCAACGACCAGTTCTACACCGTGCTGCGCACCACGGCGGAGGCCCAGGGCGGCTACTCGATGCCTCTCGTCGATTACCAGCACCGCTTCCACCATCCGGACGAGAGCGACGCGGTGGAGCGGGAGCATTTCCAGGCCCAGGCGGCCAGTCAGCCGGATTTCACCCATCAGGTGGAGCAGCGGGTGCGTTTCGGGGACGGCACGGAGGGCTGGATCAGCGTGCGCACCTTCCTGCGCCGGGACAGCGCCGGACGCACCATCGGCACCTACGGCATCATCCAGGACGTGACCGAGCGCCGCCTGGCCGTGGAGCAGCTGCGCGAGACCTCGCGCATGCTGGAGGAGGCGCAGCGGCAGGCCCGCATCGGTTCCTACTCGCTGGACCTG